One bacterium genomic window, TCACGCGGATCCACGGTGGCGCGAAAGTTGTTTTCAGCTTGAAGCGGAGCAGTTGGAGCAGAAAGATGCTGATTTATTGAGTGAGCGTCAGTTTGGCGACACCGACTTCTTTCACCGGAAGTGTGGATCGATGTTCCTGAAGCACGATCTAAGTACAGTGGTGTATAGCGGCGGAAGCGATCATGTGAAATGGACAGCGCAAGGCACTGGAGTTTGTTTCCGGCAGCTCGCCGATGCGTTTCATCGCGACAGTTTTGTGTTTGCGGAGTTGCCATTTGCATCTGACGATTCGATCGGATTTTTCACAAGCGATTTACATGACGCTGGCGGAGTGCGGTTTTATTCAATCTTGCACCTCCCTGCCGCGTTCTATAGCGATGGTTTCGCCAAGATAGCGACCGAACTTTCCTCGGCGGGTTTTCAACTAACAAGTTTGTATGGTCAGTTACATCCACCACCCGGCGCATTAGGATTGTTAACCCATAAGCAGTGTGCTGGAATAAGTGTTAACGAGCTTGCCGAGCGGATGGAACATGGCGCGTTTTTATTAGCGCGATGGGAACGTGCAGCTCGGCGAGCAATGCTCCGGGAAGCGAAGACTCGGATACAGGATATGATTGCTCGGGGTTTCGGTATTCTCAAACATGCCCGGTCAATCAGCCGGGAAGAATTCATTGCGCTTCACTCTGCTTTGCGGATTGGGGTGGATTTAGGTTGGATCCGGGGCGTCACATCCGGGCATGTCAATCGGTTAGTGGAGCGTGCGGGAATCGCGTATTTGCGATATACTCTGAGCGAGACAGCTCCGGAATTCGATCCCGACGCCGCCCGGGCCAAAGTGATTCGCGATACGATGGCAAATGCACGGTTGGTTTTCGATGAGTCGTTAGAAGGTTAGGGAGTAAGCAATGCAAAAGTATTCGTTTCGTGTACAACAAGTGATACAATTCGCTCGTGAAGAAGCGGTGCGAATGGGACACGATGCGAACGGTCCCGAACATTTGCTTCTCGGCATCATCCGACTCGCAGAAGGTGGTGCTGTTCAGATTCTTCAAAATATGAATGCCGATTTGGAAGAGTTGTGGGAAGGGATCGAGGAAACTGTCGAGCACAGCGAAACACCGACGATGAAAGCGGGCGATCTTCCATTTACAAAGAAAGCGGAACGGGTTCTCAAACTCGCATACTCGGAAGGTCAATCTTATAACGCCGATGTCGTTGGGACCGAGCACTTGCTGTTGGCATTGCTACGCGACGAAGAAGGCATTCCATTTCAGGTATTGTCGCGGTTCAATGTTAGCTATGAACGGGTCAAAGAAGAACTCGAAAACATGATTCGCGAGCGGAGCGGCGGCAATGTCCCTGGCGGCGAGCGGAAAGCAACTACGGCTACTAAAGAGAAAAGTAAAACCAAAACGCCAGTACTTGATCATTTTGGACGGGATCTCACTAAGCTTGCCCGCGATGGAAAACTCGATCCAATCATCGGACGCGAAGAAGAGATTCAACGGGTCGCGCAAATTCTTGCCCGACGTAAGAAGAATAATCCAGTTTTAATCGGCGAGCCGGGAGTTGGTAAAACCGCTATCGCTGAGGGGTTAGCGATTCGGATTCTGGAACAACGGGTAAGTCCGGTATTGTTCGGAAAGCGCGTCGTTCAGTTGGATTTAGGCGCATTGGTGGCGGGAACTAAGTATCGCGGTCAGTTTGAAGAACGTATCAAAGCGATTATGGGGGAACTTGAAAAGAATCGCGATGTAATTCTTTTCCTCGATGAATTGCATACGATTGTCGGCGCGGGTTCGGCAAGCGGTAGTCTCGACGCATCGAATATGTTCAAGCCAGCGTTAGCACGTGGCGAGCTACAGGCAATCGGTGCGACAACCTTCAATGAATACCGTCAAACCATCGAGAAGGATGGTGCACTCGAGCGGCGATTCCAAAAGCTTATCGTGAATCCACCGACGACTGACGATACAATTGAGATTATTCGCGGTTTGCAATCCAAATATGAAGAATATCATGGCGTTAAGTATCCGGAAGTAGCGGTACGAAATGCGGTGATTCTTGCCGACCGTTACATCACCGACCGGTTCCAACCGGATAAATCGCTTGACGTCATCGATGAAACGGGTAGCCGGCTACGACTCTCCCATGCGAAAGTACCGGAAGAAATCGTCGAGATGGAGAAGGAACTCGAGCGACTTCAGGGATTGAAAGACGAGCTGGTGAAGTTGCAGGAGTATGAAAAGGCGGCAGACGTTCGCGACCGCAAGCGGCAGATGGATGAGAAACTGGAGCAGGCGCGGATCAATTGGGAGAAAGCCGGTTCACGGACGCCTGTAATTGTAACGGAAGAAGACATTGCTGCGACCGTTTCGATGATGACCGGGATTCCAGTAAACAAAGTGCAAACGAGCGAAACGGATAAACTGCTGAATATCGAGAACGAACTCGAAGCGAAAGTCATTGGCCAGCATCCTGCAATTCGGGCGTTAGCGCGAGCGATTCGGCGTTCCCGAACCGGATTCAAACAACTCAATCGTCCCATCGGCAGTTTCATTTTCCTTGGACCGTCTGGTGTCGGGAAAACCGAGTTGGCTCGGGTATTGGCGCATTACTTATTTGAGGATAAGAATGCATTGGTACGCGTTGATATGTCGGAGTATATGGAGAAGTTCAACGTCAGCCGTTTGATTGGTGCTCCTCCGGGTTATGTTGGCTATGATGAGGGTGGTCAGCTTTCCGAAAAAGTGCGACGAAAACCATACTCGGTGGTGTTACTCGATGAAATCGAGAAAGCTCATCCCGATGTGTTTAATCTGATGCTGCAAGTCCTGGACGCCGGCGAGTTGACCGATGGATCGGGTCGCACGGTCGATTTCCGGAATACGATTATCATCATGACTTCGAATCTCGGAACCAGCGACATCAATAAACTGACGCAAGGCATCGGCTTCGGCGCTAAGAGCAATATCGTCGATTACCGCGAGATGTCGGATAAAATGATGGACGCCGTGAAGAAATACTTCCGCCCGGAGTTTCTAAATCGAATCGATGAGTTAATCGTCTTTCGTGCCCTTGAGAAGAACGACGTTGAAGAGATTGCTCGGCTGCATATTAATGAATTGAACCAACGGCTTTTTGAACGAAACGTCACGGTGGAAGTCAGTCGTAGCGCGATTAAATGGTTAGCTGATAAAGGGTATAGCCCAATCTATGGCGCACGTAATTTACGCCGTACCGTGGAACGAATGCTGGAAGATATTCTCTCGGAAGAGATGCTTAAGCATAAGTTTACGGAAAACGTTCATGTCATTTGTGGCATGAAAGGGAAAGACGGACCGCTCTCTTTCAAATTCGAGCCAAAGCAGATAATCGAGCAGCCCGCCGAAGAAAGCGAAGAAAAAGTGGAAGCGACTGAAAATACGTAACCACAGATCTTGACGATTGAACGTATTGTTTATATCGAACCCGCAGCGATGCGGGTTCTGCTTTTCTATCAGATCAATTATCACGGGGAGGAAATCGAAATGGTCACACGAGTAATCGGGTCGCTGCTGATGCTCGCAACACTTGCGGCATCGGCGTTTGCAGATACCTATTATTTTGGTACACAGCCAAAACACACCAACATCACTTTTACGTCCGAGACGATTTTAGAAACTATTTTAGGAAATGTAAATGCAATTCAAGGGAGCGCAACGCTTGCCGAAGGACAGTACTCAGTAAAGTTGGATGTTCCCGTTGATCAAATGAAAACCGGGATTGAGATGCGCGACGGTCACATGAAGAGCGAGCATTGGCTTGACGTCGCAAAGTATCCGAATATCTCGTTCACTGCGAAATCAGCGAAGAGATTGGATGGCGACAAGTGGGAAGTCAATGGAGACTTTACGATGCACGGCATTACTAAAACTCGCACAATCGTCGTCGAAGCAACTCCGATTCCAGCCGACAAAGGGGTTAAGATGGGCGCAGGACAATGGATGCGGTTCCGCACAGAATTTCCGGTGAAACTCTCCGACCATCAAGTGAAAATTGCAGCTCAAGCCGAAGGGAAAGTAAACGACGAGTGGAAAGTGAAAGTGATGCTGTACGGGACCACCGAACCGTGAAAATAGCATGAGACATATTCTCTCACTCTTTACTCTTGACAGTTCAGTATCATTTCTCTTGTGGATTAGTTATGAAAAGAAAAATCGGCATTGCACTGCTTACGCTGGGGACACTTGGACTGCTCATAAGTGCCGGGTCAAGCTGGTATTTATTCGGACAGCTCGAAACGGTTACGATGATCGTTCCACACGATGCCTCGATTGTCGAGATGAATCGTTCGATGTATCTCGCTGGCGATCCAATAGTGGATGTATATGGCAATTCGATGGGAAAACCAGTGCGAGTCGTTGTCAAGGATAAATCGAAAATTCTCCGACCACCGGAAGATACCACATTGCAATTGTTGCCGGTCGATAAGCAAAAGGGCGAGAATCCGATGCAGGAACAGTCGATTTGGTTGTTTCTGAAACCGATGTTGGCAGGCTCGATTGGAGCGGCACTGGCCGGGGCGTGGCTGTTCAAGAAGAAGTAAAGTGAAAAGGGGCGTATGCAATACGCCCCTATAATACAAATCGAGATTGACACGTCACTTCAGTCGTACAAGGTTGCGACCTACGTTCCTCGCAACGACAGGGCGAATTGCAATTCGCCCCTACGGAGCGGGTCGGGAAGCCCATATCCAACAATTCAAAACAAAAGGGTGAACACCGGTTTGCCCGTACGCACCGCGACAAGAATATCGTGGCCTCACAAAAAAGAAAAGGGCGGCTGCCAGCCGCCCCTACATAAATCATGATAATCGAAATCTTGTTAATCGCGAGGCGCAAGATCGAATTTATTAATGAATTCCTCGTACTCGGATACATCCTGTTTACTACCCACGATCAGTGGTACCCGCATATGAAGCGATGTTGGTTCGAGGTCGAGAATGTTGCGACCTCTGCCATCGGTGCATGCTCCGCCGGCTTGTTCTACGATCATTGAGATCGGCGCCGCTTCGTAAAGTAGTCGTAATTTTCCTGCCGGTTTCTTTGGATCCTTC contains:
- a CDS encoding YceI family protein, giving the protein MVTRVIGSLLMLATLAASAFADTYYFGTQPKHTNITFTSETILETILGNVNAIQGSATLAEGQYSVKLDVPVDQMKTGIEMRDGHMKSEHWLDVAKYPNISFTAKSAKRLDGDKWEVNGDFTMHGITKTRTIVVEATPIPADKGVKMGAGQWMRFRTEFPVKLSDHQVKIAAQAEGKVNDEWKVKVMLYGTTEP
- a CDS encoding ATP-dependent Clp protease ATP-binding subunit; translated protein: MQKYSFRVQQVIQFAREEAVRMGHDANGPEHLLLGIIRLAEGGAVQILQNMNADLEELWEGIEETVEHSETPTMKAGDLPFTKKAERVLKLAYSEGQSYNADVVGTEHLLLALLRDEEGIPFQVLSRFNVSYERVKEELENMIRERSGGNVPGGERKATTATKEKSKTKTPVLDHFGRDLTKLARDGKLDPIIGREEEIQRVAQILARRKKNNPVLIGEPGVGKTAIAEGLAIRILEQRVSPVLFGKRVVQLDLGALVAGTKYRGQFEERIKAIMGELEKNRDVILFLDELHTIVGAGSASGSLDASNMFKPALARGELQAIGATTFNEYRQTIEKDGALERRFQKLIVNPPTTDDTIEIIRGLQSKYEEYHGVKYPEVAVRNAVILADRYITDRFQPDKSLDVIDETGSRLRLSHAKVPEEIVEMEKELERLQGLKDELVKLQEYEKAADVRDRKRQMDEKLEQARINWEKAGSRTPVIVTEEDIAATVSMMTGIPVNKVQTSETDKLLNIENELEAKVIGQHPAIRALARAIRRSRTGFKQLNRPIGSFIFLGPSGVGKTELARVLAHYLFEDKNALVRVDMSEYMEKFNVSRLIGAPPGYVGYDEGGQLSEKVRRKPYSVVLLDEIEKAHPDVFNLMLQVLDAGELTDGSGRTVDFRNTIIIMTSNLGTSDINKLTQGIGFGAKSNIVDYREMSDKMMDAVKKYFRPEFLNRIDELIVFRALEKNDVEEIARLHINELNQRLFERNVTVEVSRSAIKWLADKGYSPIYGARNLRRTVERMLEDILSEEMLKHKFTENVHVICGMKGKDGPLSFKFEPKQIIEQPAEESEEKVEATENT